The following proteins come from a genomic window of Streptomyces sp. NBC_00539:
- a CDS encoding MFS transporter, with translation MPLALLALAIGAFGIGTTEFVIMGLLPEVATDYGVTIPTAGFLVTGYALGVVLGAPLMTVLGTRVPRKRMLMLLMGLFIAGNVLSALAPAFGVMLAGRVVASLAHGAFFGIGSVVAAGLVAPEKKAGAIAMMFTGLTVANVVGVPLGTLVGQTLGWRVTFMIVAALGVLGLLGIAKLVPELPRPEGVRIRHEIAAFRNVQVLLAMAMTVLGFGGVFAAITYITPMMTDVAGFADTSVTWLLVLFGLGMVAGNLIGGRFADRALMPMLYVSLGALAVVLSVFTLTAHDKAAAAVTVVLIGALGFATVPPLQKRVLDQAAGAPTLASAVNIGAFNLGNALAAWLGGLVIAAGLGWTAPNWVGAALAASALVLALVSGALERRTGARAAASRVVTGAAPENAAVPAHH, from the coding sequence ATGCCTCTCGCTCTCCTCGCCCTCGCCATAGGCGCCTTCGGGATCGGCACCACCGAATTCGTGATCATGGGCCTCCTTCCCGAGGTCGCCACCGACTACGGCGTCACCATCCCGACCGCCGGCTTCCTCGTCACCGGCTACGCCCTCGGCGTCGTACTCGGCGCCCCCCTCATGACCGTCCTCGGCACCCGCGTCCCCCGCAAGCGGATGCTGATGCTGCTCATGGGCCTGTTCATCGCGGGCAACGTCCTCTCCGCCCTCGCTCCCGCCTTCGGCGTCATGCTGGCCGGACGCGTCGTCGCCTCCCTCGCCCACGGCGCCTTCTTCGGCATCGGCTCGGTCGTGGCGGCCGGACTGGTCGCCCCGGAGAAGAAGGCCGGCGCCATCGCCATGATGTTCACCGGCCTGACCGTCGCCAACGTGGTCGGCGTCCCCCTCGGCACCCTCGTCGGCCAGACCCTCGGCTGGCGCGTCACCTTCATGATCGTGGCCGCACTCGGCGTGCTCGGCCTGCTCGGCATCGCCAAGCTGGTCCCCGAACTTCCCCGGCCCGAGGGCGTCCGCATCCGCCACGAAATCGCCGCGTTCCGCAACGTCCAGGTCCTGCTCGCCATGGCGATGACCGTCCTCGGTTTCGGCGGGGTGTTCGCCGCCATCACCTACATCACCCCGATGATGACCGACGTCGCCGGCTTCGCCGACACCTCCGTCACCTGGCTGCTGGTCCTCTTCGGTCTCGGCATGGTCGCCGGCAACCTCATCGGCGGCCGGTTCGCCGACCGCGCGCTGATGCCGATGCTGTACGTGTCGCTCGGGGCGCTGGCCGTCGTCCTGTCGGTCTTCACCCTCACGGCGCACGACAAGGCCGCCGCCGCCGTCACCGTCGTCCTCATCGGCGCCCTCGGTTTTGCGACCGTGCCGCCGCTCCAGAAGCGGGTCCTCGACCAGGCCGCGGGCGCCCCCACGCTCGCCTCCGCCGTCAACATCGGCGCCTTCAACCTCGGCAATGCGCTCGCCGCCTGGCTCGGCGGGCTGGTCATCGCCGCCGGTCTCGGCTGGACCGCCCCGAACTGGGTCGGCGCCGCACTGGCCGCCTCCGCGCTCGTCCTCGCCCTCGTCTCGGGCGCGCTGGAACGGCGTACGGGCGCACGCGCCGCCGCGAGCCGCGTGGTGACGGGCGCCGCCCCCGAAAACGCCGCCGTCCCGGCCCACCACTGA
- a CDS encoding RNA polymerase sigma factor, whose product MLPLAPATSPFAPGFGRARRGSWSFLLRRDAHAPAAPAYPYPHPSERPGSAGTPAPPTVTDLYHAHRLGMVRLAVLLVDDLATAEDVVQDAFTALYRRHGEQIKGVDNALGYLRTAVVNTSRSVLRRRRTARAWIPPVTADVPSAEASVVLDEAHREVLAALGRLTPRRRQVLVLRYWAELSEAEIADTLGISRGAVKSNASRGLDALERILEGRV is encoded by the coding sequence GTGCTGCCACTCGCCCCGGCGACGAGCCCCTTCGCGCCCGGCTTCGGCCGGGCGCGAAGGGGCTCGTGGTCGTTCCTGCTGCGCCGCGACGCCCACGCGCCGGCCGCCCCCGCCTACCCGTACCCGCACCCGTCCGAGCGCCCCGGGTCCGCGGGCACGCCGGCGCCGCCCACCGTCACCGACCTCTACCACGCGCACCGGCTGGGCATGGTCCGCCTGGCGGTGCTGCTGGTGGACGACCTGGCCACGGCCGAGGACGTGGTACAGGACGCCTTCACCGCCCTGTACCGGCGGCACGGAGAGCAGATCAAGGGCGTGGACAACGCGCTGGGGTACCTGCGTACCGCGGTGGTCAACACCTCGCGCTCGGTCCTGCGCCGCAGGCGGACCGCACGCGCCTGGATCCCGCCCGTCACGGCCGACGTGCCCTCCGCCGAGGCATCCGTCGTGCTCGACGAGGCCCACCGGGAGGTACTGGCCGCCCTGGGCCGGCTGACCCCGCGCCGGCGGCAGGTGCTGGTGCTGCGGTACTGGGCGGAGCTCAGCGAGGCGGAGATAGCCGACACCCTCGGGATCAGCCGGGGCGCGGTGAAGTCGAACGCGAGCCGCGGCCTGGACGCGCTGGAACGGATTCTGGAGGGACGGGTATGA
- a CDS encoding MarR family winged helix-turn-helix transcriptional regulator, giving the protein MTATDSALTALSQGWCALSLLHGRIETHIERALQAAHGLSVREYSLLDVLSRQHDGPGGHLRMHQVADSVVLSQSATTRLVSRLEERGLLNRYICDTDRRGIYTDVSEAGLALLGEARPTNDAALREALDAAAGVPALAPLVAAVENTRTAAVG; this is encoded by the coding sequence ATGACGGCCACCGACAGCGCACTCACCGCCCTTTCCCAGGGCTGGTGCGCCCTCTCCCTCCTGCACGGCCGCATCGAGACCCACATCGAGCGGGCACTCCAGGCGGCCCACGGGCTGAGCGTGCGCGAGTACTCGCTGCTGGACGTGCTCAGCCGCCAGCACGACGGACCGGGCGGCCACCTGCGGATGCACCAGGTCGCCGACTCCGTGGTGCTCAGCCAGAGCGCGACGACCCGGCTGGTCAGCAGGCTGGAGGAGCGCGGGCTGCTGAACCGCTACATCTGCGACACCGACCGGCGGGGCATCTACACCGACGTCAGCGAGGCGGGCCTGGCCCTCCTCGGCGAGGCGCGGCCGACGAACGACGCCGCCCTGCGCGAGGCACTGGACGCCGCGGCGGGGGTTCCCGCACTCGCCCCGCTGGTGGCGGCCGTCGAGAACACCCGCACGGCCGCCGTCGGCTGA
- the pdxR gene encoding MocR-like pyridoxine biosynthesis transcription factor PdxR — protein MSSAEEGRSKGSKTAGSDFLLLDIGQAPPRGRTEWLTSRIRTAIADGTLPVGSRLPAGRVLAAELRVSRGLVTEVYQRLADAGQVAGRGRAGTVVVAAPAPASVPASSRAPDEGPAASADPFAPRPGTALVDALRTVPCRIDLSPGVPDLTAFPRTAWLQAERRVLAGLTPADFGYGAPQGTPALRQAVAGWLARNRGIRADPGEVVVVSGVAQALALLAPVLRGSGVRRVAVEDPGSLGARGQLEFGRLETVPVPVDAAGIDVGALVGSGAGAALLTPAHQFPTGVVLDGERRRELLAWAAGGGVVIEDDYDAEHRYDRAPVPALRALLPEAVCYAGSVSKLLAPALRLGWLLVPPRLLDAVVAHKRYADLGSPVLTQLVLARLMDSGELERHLRFVRRRHRRRRDAMLRAIGAALPGSRVHGAAAGLHLMVTFDGAGFEDTALASAALALGVKAHPLSWHRVAPGAPGLVLGYAAGPVGDVEEGIALLGEALRQVA, from the coding sequence GCCGTTCCAAGGGGTCCAAAACCGCCGGGTCGGATTTCCTGCTGCTCGACATCGGCCAGGCGCCGCCCCGCGGCCGCACCGAGTGGCTGACCTCCCGCATCCGCACCGCCATCGCGGACGGCACCCTGCCCGTCGGCAGCCGGCTCCCCGCGGGCCGTGTCCTGGCCGCCGAACTGCGGGTCTCGCGCGGCCTGGTCACCGAGGTCTACCAGCGCCTGGCGGACGCCGGGCAGGTCGCGGGCCGCGGCCGGGCCGGGACGGTCGTCGTCGCCGCCCCCGCGCCCGCCTCCGTCCCCGCGTCGTCCCGCGCACCCGACGAGGGCCCGGCCGCGTCCGCCGACCCCTTCGCACCCCGGCCCGGCACCGCCCTCGTCGACGCGCTGCGCACCGTGCCCTGCCGCATCGACCTCTCGCCGGGGGTGCCGGACCTGACCGCGTTCCCCCGTACGGCCTGGCTCCAGGCCGAACGCCGGGTACTCGCCGGGCTCACCCCGGCCGATTTCGGCTACGGCGCCCCCCAGGGAACGCCCGCGCTGAGGCAGGCGGTCGCCGGCTGGCTCGCCCGCAACCGCGGGATCCGCGCCGACCCGGGCGAGGTGGTCGTCGTGTCCGGCGTCGCCCAGGCCCTGGCCCTGCTGGCTCCCGTGCTGCGCGGGAGCGGCGTACGACGCGTGGCCGTGGAGGACCCCGGCTCCCTCGGGGCCCGGGGGCAACTGGAGTTCGGGCGGCTGGAGACCGTCCCGGTACCGGTGGACGCGGCCGGCATCGACGTCGGCGCCCTCGTCGGCAGCGGAGCGGGCGCGGCGCTGCTCACCCCCGCCCACCAGTTCCCCACCGGGGTGGTGCTCGACGGCGAACGCCGCCGGGAGCTGCTGGCCTGGGCGGCCGGCGGGGGAGTGGTCATCGAGGACGACTACGACGCCGAGCACCGTTACGACCGCGCCCCCGTACCCGCCCTGCGGGCGCTGCTGCCGGAGGCGGTCTGCTACGCCGGGAGCGTCTCCAAGCTGCTGGCCCCGGCCCTGCGGCTGGGCTGGCTGCTGGTCCCGCCGCGGCTGCTGGACGCCGTGGTGGCGCACAAGCGCTACGCCGACCTCGGCAGCCCGGTCCTCACGCAGCTCGTACTGGCGCGGCTGATGGACTCCGGCGAGCTGGAACGCCACCTGCGCTTCGTCCGGCGCCGCCACCGGCGCCGCCGGGACGCCATGCTGCGGGCGATCGGGGCGGCGCTGCCCGGCTCCCGGGTGCACGGCGCGGCGGCCGGACTGCACCTGATGGTCACCTTCGACGGCGCCGGCTTCGAGGACACCGCGCTCGCCTCGGCCGCGCTCGCCCTCGGCGTCAAAGCGCACCCGCTGTCCTGGCACCGCGTCGCGCCGGGCGCGCCGGGCCTGGTCCTCGGATACGCGGCGGGCCCGGTGGGCGACGTAGAGGAGGGGATCGCCCTGCTCGGGGAGGCACTGCGGCAGGTCGCCTGA
- a CDS encoding LAETG motif-containing sortase-dependent surface protein, with the protein MNLKRATSSAGRAALVTAAAAGVALALGGPALAAAGTPSAAPAHAVTSATPAPAPSLPPAGTATPSAAPSASASAVPTAPAGSGKPTVAPSGSATPTAAPGSSTPSAAPSARPSEAPAGSELAHTGSSSTTMALGAGAAGLIAVGAGALYTVRRRAGN; encoded by the coding sequence ATGAACCTCAAGCGCGCCACCTCGTCCGCCGGCCGGGCAGCGCTCGTCACCGCTGCCGCCGCCGGGGTGGCGCTCGCACTCGGCGGCCCGGCCCTCGCCGCAGCGGGAACGCCGTCCGCCGCACCCGCGCACGCGGTGACCAGCGCCACGCCGGCGCCCGCTCCCAGCCTGCCGCCTGCGGGCACCGCGACCCCCAGTGCTGCCCCGAGTGCGTCCGCCAGTGCGGTCCCCACGGCGCCGGCCGGCAGCGGCAAGCCCACCGTGGCCCCCTCGGGCAGCGCCACGCCGACGGCCGCTCCGGGCAGCAGCACCCCGAGCGCAGCGCCGTCGGCCCGGCCCTCGGAAGCGCCGGCCGGCTCCGAACTCGCGCACACCGGCTCCTCCTCGACCACCATGGCCCTGGGCGCCGGGGCCGCCGGGCTCATAGCCGTCGGAGCCGGAGCCCTGTACACGGTGCGGCGCCGCGCCGGCAACTGA